A window of Macrotis lagotis isolate mMagLag1 chromosome 1, bilby.v1.9.chrom.fasta, whole genome shotgun sequence genomic DNA:
TTTTATGGATAGAGAAACtcagatccagagaaggaaaatgactctCATCACCACACAGGTGGTAATAATGAGCAGATTTAGATTCTACCCAATTCTAcctcttctgatttcaaatacagTATTCTCCCCAAAGGACTGTCTTACTGTTTCTCCAGTCCATTGTGATATATTACGGTTGACATTTATCcataaaagtttcttttttttcagtgactCACAATTTGAGTTTTCAGATGGGGAATTTCATGATTTGTAATCATAGAACATCATTAGaagaatgcttattttttttctttaaatgggtctttcacacacacacagacacacacacacacacacacagacacacacacacacacacacacacacacagacacacacacacacacacacaaagaagggTCAATAAAAGCACTGTTCAGTTTCCCGAAGGAAACCCAATCTCTTCTACCCTTTATCTTCCATTCTGGTTCCATTTCATTGTACATTCTCAACATCTGTTCAAGGTATATGGATAAGTTTAATCAGTTGTCCGTCTAATTGTAAATCAGCCTGGATGATAGGCATTATCCATCTGCAATTTTTCCTGACATAGTACCAGTGTTTTTGATTTTTAGATGTTTTCTTGATATTAGCCATCAGAGAGTCATTGAATTACATTATTATTACGATTTTCAATAATTAtagttccatttttttaatagaaaagaaaagatgggtTGTTAGCCATGAGcatcattcccttttttttttttatcaagaccAGGTCCCAGAGCACCATGGAAAGACAGCATAATAGAGAAACTACTATtggactgtatgaccttggacatgtcacttaactttgagCAAGATATTTTTGCAAGTCCCTAATCAACTCAGAATAAAGTGACTTTCACAAAAGGTCTCATACTGAAGAGATCTGGTAATAAAACCAGGCCAATAATACAAAATCATTGGAAAGGTAGAATTCAGAAGAACCAAAAATTCTTGCTGTGGCTATGTCACTGTCAAACAAGTCAAGAtgtacttattaagtgcctactgtttgCTTAGCACTAAATTAAAGACTGTCCAGTTGTATGCCTTTGGGAAAGTCACactgtttgtaaaatgaggagactggatTAAATGGTTTCTAGgatccttcccagttctaaaatACTTGGAATCAATGAGGCTTACTTGGGGCAAAGTACTGATGATATTTGTGTTTTCCAGATCTAATCCAATGCATGACAGCCACCGTCACCTTTCAAAATAGGATGGAGTACATGTTTAATTCCTTCCTGACCAACCAAAAACTGACTGACCAAAATGCTCGAGGCTTAAAACGAAGTGAAAACCACCTTAAAGCTCTCCATATACAAGGCCCAAACTCTGAAGGTAAATTATATACCCtacttgcttcttttcttctggtttgtcttctcttttcaaaGGAGAAAACTTTCTGGGAACCTTGGCTTTGCCCACTGCCCATTTTCAATGACAAAAGATATCATGTTGCTGTCCTGCAAAATCCCAGGCAACAACATCTCGTGACAGGGAAGTGATAGACCAGTATGCAAAATCAGGttaaatatttttggatatggtCAATGTAAGAACAGGTTCAGCTGGACTGTGCTTTTTTGTTACAACAGATTTGTATTTCCCTTTGGGGGTGGAGAGCCAATAGAAAGGAAACGATATGAATGAATGATTAGCTAAAAAAAAGCCAGGTAATCATAGAAACCCCCATCTGACTGGAGACTTGTAAGGACTCCACACTCCCAAAGTGGATGTATCTTGGCTGGGTTGTCCATCTAACAGAAAATGGCATAGACATCTCAAGGTAAAGGAAGAGCTTTGGAATAAACAGCAACATCATCTCTTACTTTTCCTAAGGGATATATGTTCAATATGTACAATAGAGAGGTGAGTTGGTAGTACAGAGGGgttagagcaccagacctagagtcaggaatatctgagttcaaagccagcttcagatacttgttagctatgtgacaaaggggaagtcatttaacctctatttgcctcagtttgtcctctgtaaaaaaaaaaaaaaaatagagtcatagtggaggaggaaatggcaaaccactccagtatctttgacaagaaaattgcaaatgggGTTTTGAAGAGTCAGATACCATTGAAATGACTTGCCAGTAAGGAGCGAGGTACCTTGGGGATGAAGAAAACTAATCCCCTTCTCTCTGGGAATTTATAATTTACTCAGGAAGACAGCTCTACTTAGATTCTATAGCTCAGCTAAGCAGCTCTGTGGATCAGTCGAGGACTGACATGGAATAAAGACCACCAAATGTCAAGTCTGGTCTTTAAGCTAACCAGGGAAAGTTGCATAACctctttctacctcagtttcttcaactacaaaGATGGGGGTAATAGTAGCATCTACTTTAAGCAGttaatgtgaggatcaaatgaaataacatgcaaagtgctttgccaaCCTTGAAGCTCTAAGAAATGCTAGCTAtgattttgttcagtcatttttcagtaattGTGATTCCACCTGAGGTCTtgttggcaaaaatactggagtcatttgccatttctttctcttgttcattttacacatgaggacctgggacaaacaggattaaatgactttcccagagtcacacagctaggaagggtctgtatttgaactcaggtcttctaattcCAACCTTGAAATTATTATGGCACCACCAAGGGGTCTATCCAACTTTTTATTggatctgtttgtttttttaaggagatttcaatttgtttttcttgtcctTATTTTTCCCCAGAGGTGTTCGACATAGGCAAGTACATAACCTTATCTTCTGCGCCAAATAATAGGATGGCTGTGACTTTAAAGATCTCAAACACAGACCTGTATGTGACCGCAAAGGAGGAAAATCAACCTGTACAGCTAGAGGTGAGCAATCTTTAGTCTGTCCTTGAGATATTGCATTCCTGTCATTATTCTTAAAAGGACTGAGGAtaagctagatggtgcaggggatagaactCCTGATCGtggagacaagaggacctgagttcaaatttgaccttaggcacttgatactaactttgtgaccttggacaagtcactgaaccctgattgccttgcatccagggtcatctccagtcatcctgatccatatctggtcattggactctggaggaaaaacagaaagcccaccccctcccccactcaaatccaattcatgagcttgtcatggcaacaccttcctgatgtcatggaattcttcaaggatgaaggatgaacatcatcAAACAAAAAACCATCCCCAGTTCCTTTAATCAAACCTCATATTCCATGGGCTCAAGTTATTTTTTCTACCCTGTCTTACTTTCCAAATAGCCAGTGTCCTTGTTAAATCTGGGAGCCCAGAGCCAGTCCCAATATGGTCTGGCTGTTGTAGCTTCAGGGATAGTGGCTCCTCCTATTTCtggaagatttttcttttctaaattttttgggggcaaggcagtggggtcaagtgacttgcccaaggtcacacagctaggcaatcactaagtgtctaaggctggatttgaaatcagatcctcctgactccggggctggggctctaaccactgcacaacctagccacacCCTTCTAAATTTTTTGTGGTTTCCTCATCACACAATAGCTTTGTCTTAAAGCTAAAGTCGACTAAAGCTCTCAGATCTTTGTCAACCTGTTTTCTGTTTCTCCCATCTTCTGCTTGAGAGAGTCAAACTTCATCTTACTGAGTTCCACATCCATCCATCTCCTAACATGGAACCAATAAAGAGATGGTTGGTGAATATCTAGAGAAGGGAGCAGTCAATAGGAAGAACCTGAAGGGCTCCAGCAGGAGGACACCTTGCCAGACCTTCCTTTCCCTAAAATAGTAGATGAGCAGAATTTTGCCATTAGGGCCTAACTAGAGTTTAGCAAAGCTTCTGGCAAATAATTTAGTCCAATGTCAGTTGGGGATGGCCTGCATATGGCAGGGCCTAATACCCAGTCTACCAGAGGTTttctatattaaagaaaaattcactCAAAGCACTTAGCTTTGGCTTCAATTCAGCTTTATGGTGACTGAGTTAGAGCCCTATTACTGAATGGGAAGAACTTACCTAAAGGAGAATGACTTAACATATACTTCCCAGCATCCCTAGAAGTTGTGTAAACCATTAGCCTAGAAGCTGACCTGCTGTACATAGGGAGCTAAGGACTCTACTAACAATATTACTGTCatatattcagtcatttctcagtcagatctggctcttcatgactttacttgaagttttctttgcaaagatactagagaagtTGTCCATTATTTTTTCCCCGTTTATttacagtgacttgtccagggtcacacagctactaagtgtctgaagcaagatttgaactcataaaaatgagtGTTCCTAATTCTACCATCTAGCATCCCCTACCCTCAAATAACCTCACCCCGATTTAGGGGAAGATTTGTAGTTGCCTGAAATAATGGGAGATAACGTTATTTAAAATGACTAAGCTGTCCAGactataaactccatgagggAGTTTGCACAGTGCACACTGAAGCCTCTCAATAAATAGCTGATAAATGAATAAAGTTATGCTCCCCAGGTAAGGTTGAAGACCCCAAATTCATAACTGAACCCCCAAACTCAATCCTACTTCCTTTTTTCTACCCTATAGTCCTGATCTCCAAAAGTATTAAAAGTGGTTACACCATTCCAGTCAAGTCAGAGAACTTTTATTAAGAACTTTCAAGTTGATAGAAattatgctaagtgctagggatacaaaggaagGTCAAAATTaatcctgtcctcaaggagcttacattttatcagaggagataacatgcaaaaaaaaaatatacaagcaGATAAATGCAGGGTCAGTTGGATAGAATCTTCAAAGGAAGGCCTTAGGATTTAGGAAGGACAAAATAGGTCTCTTGCAGAAGATGAGCCGAGCACTGAAGGGAGCCAGGGAAGTCTTGATGCAGAAATAAAGAGGGAGAGCAGTCCAGGATCTCATCCTTCGATTCCTACAGGTAAAAGATGACCCTGAACAGAAAGAGACAACCTCAGTAGCTGAGGGCTAGGCCTCTTtcctacttattttttttttaggttttttaggtttttagggtttttttaggttttttgtttctttgtttggcttgccgaaggccacacagttaagtaattattaagtgtctgaggccgcatttgaactcaggtactcctgactccagggccggtgctctatccactgcgacacctagctgcccctcctactTATTTTTACCCAATATATTTAAGGATTAAGATCTTTAGAGGTATTCTAGCCACAAGTTCCAAAATTGGTCACAAAGCACTAAGCACTATCTCCTGCCCACCACCAGACCCCTGATGGCCACTTTCATCATTCTCTGTTTTACTGGGGAACATGATGAGGGACAGCTATCACTGCCATCCAATCAAATCCATTATTAAGAATCaatcgggggtggctaggtggcgcagtggataaagcaccggccctggagtcaggagtacctgagttcaaatccgacctcagacacttaataattacctagctgtgtggccttgggcaagccacttaaccccattgcgttacaaaaaaaaaaaaaaaaaagaatcaattggCCTTTattaaggaagagaggagagcaCTGTGTCTGGTAGACCAGTTATCAGGGGGCAAATTTGGTTTTTCTCTAAATTTACTTAACAATCCTGGTCTACTCTCTTTCCTGCAGAAAATTCCACAGACACCTGCCAAGATTGACCCTTCCCAAAGTCCCATCCTCTTCTACTGGACAAAGAGTCAGAACTACAGTACCTTTTCCTCCGTTGCCCATCCAGAACTGTTTCTGGCCACTCATTCCAAGGATGATCAGCTGGTGTTCATGGCCACAGGAGACCCTGCTCTCATTAACTTCCTAGTGACAGATGCTGACTCATAAAAGCATAGtgtttttgaagaagaaaggCCCTCCATAGCTCTCTTGTCAGAGGATATTGTCTTTAGATCTTGGAAGAAACCCCAAAGGCCTTCTTATTCAATTTCCTGTTTTGTAAGTGAGGgcatggcttgcccaaagtcattcagAGAGTGTCAAAGGCAGGATGTGCACTCACACCTTACGTACAGTGCCAAGTCTATCTGTACAATGATGGTATGTACTATGTACAAGATGAAACCAAATCCTTTACTCTTGGTTATGTGCTGTGCATATGGCTTTGAGGTGTCTTTGTAATTCTAAATGAATGCCTGTGATGGAGTTACAAGAGTCCAGTGGACTCAAGATTAGCTCACAATTATGATTTACGATTTGGAGAATACCCTATACTTTTTAAAGGTCTAGTCAGTTTAATTAACATTCTTCATTACAGTTTTATGAGGCAGATCACTACTGCTCATAGCCATCTGAAAGCAGTATCCTCAGAGATGTGGATATTATTCTAATTATATTGGGAAGGGGCTTAAGTGAGTAAtgagagaaattgagaaatagaAATCAGCATCAGAACCCACAAACCCAGAATCTTTTTACCAGTTGCTGGGAAAACATCCTGCTTATCTTCTCATCTTTGCTAAGATTTCAGATAGGTAATACACCTCAGTGAGCCATCTTTAAGATGGCAGATATTCCCTCTCGATGGGAACTGGTAACAATatgattattttgattaaaaaaatcctttgaaatcacaaaatttagaaaagagaCTCTTAGAAACTAACTAGTCTAATTTGTATGTGAAAGAATTCTAACTATAACATGCTATACTCAACAAGTGTTTAACTAACCTCTGCTTGGAGATCTCCAAGAAAGGGAAAGCCATTTTACTATGGGTTAgctttaattattaggaagtttgtgttagttttttttccccctgaagtcAAACTGTAATTTCAACTACCACTCCATTGTTCCTGGTTCATCTCTCTGggatcaaaggggaaaaaaatctaatcctACCCCTCATGGAACAGCCCATCAAATACTTGAGCAGAACTCTTATGTTCCCCTTTAAGCCTTCTGTTCCTCAGACTCAACATCCCCATTTCCTTCAACATCTTGATAAATCATGGACTCAAGGGCCATCACTATCCTGATTGCCCTCTTCTGAAAACACTTTATCAGCATCCTTCATATACTGTGGagaccaaaactgaacacagTACTCCAGATGGGGAAGGAGAAGTGCCATatgaatacaaaatatttaaaataatgcaaattaTTCAAACATCTATGTATTGCCCCATTGCAATGCCTGGACATTTGCACATGGAAAGAGCAGAATAACAAAATGACCATCACCTACCCAGTTCTGGGGTACCAAAAATCCAAGGCAGCTAAGTACAAGCAGGAATCAAGGACTCCCCCAGGCTGTGATCATTGTCTCCTTTCTGAAAAGAGAttttgtctaaaaaaaaaaaaaaaattagatcaagAATCTTcaagttggaaaggatctcagaggacAGACTAATCCATCCCTTTTCCAAAGGATCAATCCCATCTGCAGCATTTCCACAAGTAATCCAACTTCTATTTGATGCTCTCTGCTGCTGTGGGATTCTCCCTGCTGCTGCCTGTCTTTCCTTATGCCTCAGATGAAAACTGCCTTCCTGAATATTGGGATTGACAGATCTCACTTAAAGCTTCCTAAGAAATGTCAAAAATGGCTAGTGGGCTCATGCAACTTTTGGGAATCTATGGGAGAAATCAAATGAATGGTGAAGGTGGTAGTGATAACTTACATTTATTCAGCACTTTGACATTACAAAGTGACCCCCTTACAATAACCCTAAGAAAGCACAAATATCCCCCATTATCCTTCTCATGCCCCCTTTATGGAGCCCTCTTTTCTTTGAAGATGCAGCTCAGGCACCATCTTCTGCCAAGAGTCCCAACACTCTGAGCTACAAGTACCCTTCCTCCCAAACTAACTTATAATTACTTACTTTGAATGTATTTATGTTATTCACTggatatttattctttatttacttttataaatgcccatgttttctctcccattataatgtaagctccttgggagTAGGAATTATTTCAGAGACACATAATGGgtgcttaatatttattaatgtatgtagatatacacatacatatatttatttttatttattaacatatttaaattaacatatttattgttattacaactattaaaaaattcaatagatttaagtaaattttgatttattttcaaaCATGCCTCAATAAACTGATGTGAAATTGACAGTCCTTGCATTTGGGGATTTTTATTGGTTTTCCTTTGAATGAGGAATGTAGATTATAGACTGAACTAGTCCAAATGCTCTTGGACCACTTGGACACTTCTGGATGAATCGTTCATTTCCAGCTGACCATTCTATTATGAGAACAGGACCGGCTTCCTTGAAGTTGTTCTTCAGAGCAGCCAGGCATATTTTATTCAAGCCCCTAATGGGCAACCTCTAAGTATtcatatgaaaatgaaattaatagaGCTTTCTGATCTTTTACTATTATCCACAATCAAAGCAAAGCAGTTAAACTTTCTCGTGTGTGGATTATAGGACCGTGTGGTTTAACTATATTAATGGGACTTATCTGTGGTGCTGTTAATTACATTTCACTGAATAATGAGCACAAATGATTGTTTAATTTTgcgattaaaaaaaatttacaagtaGAATGGTAATATCCTCCCATATTTATTTAGAGATGACCTCCATGAGTTTGgtcttaataaagaattaaattaaatatgctGTTAACCTCCAGAATCTgatctcaagaaagaacaaatagaatGATGTTAACATACAGGTTTATTGAATTTCTCTAAGTTTGCTGATTACCCAGGTATGTGTGAAGACCCAGCTAGAAAACTGAACTCCAAAATAGAGTCTTAGAAAGGGATTTTTACGCAAATCCAGTATCAGAAGgtaagatctgaaaaaaaaaattgcttctggCTTTTCCAACAAGAAAGTGGTTCTTAATTCAGGATGGAGTTCGGTATGATATCAGGCATTAGGCATTAGGCATTAGGCCTATCAGGCATTAGGTCAGGAGGAATGTCATTTAGGAGTGCCCCCCCAGCTTTTGTGCCTTTTGAGTTATACTGAAGATTCCACAAAGCGTGTGAATCTTCCCCCTTCAGGATATGGGCACCATCCAGTGACTGttgatacaatggaaagattcAGATTTGTTATtggagagagataaaaagagacaaaatctATATTTGATTTTAGGTGACATCAACAGTAGTATGTTTAAGAAACTACAATTGACCAAGTTCTTTCCTCACAACTACAACATGATAGTAGCAGTACTATTTTTGGTAGAGGAGTGCTCTTTCCAACAATGCAGGTAGTATCCATCCAATTATTTTGATCCAGtgtatccatcttttccccaaagtcTTCCACAGAGGAGAATAGACTTATCCATCATACTTAGACTATTACTGTCTCTCATTCTTACTACAGAGCCCACTAATACCCTTCACCCATCGCCCATGCTCTTGACAATATCTTTAGTTCCAGAACTTATGGAAGAAGTCACTAGTGGCCTATGCTTTTGTCTTTTCATTACCCTTTGagctatttataattttaattcttttgaatgGTTCTATAACATGCTAGACTGTCTGAATATAGCACCATCTAATAATTTGTATCTAAGTGTCTTAACTTATCACAAGCTGATCAAGGTTTTTTACTATGAAAACCCATGAGGATTCTCTACTAAAACAGGGAGGGGCCACAATCTGAATCAGGAGGTAAAATCTGATTCTGAAATGGTGGTAGACATGTAgcaaaccaagaaaatattggTGTTAAATGGTGTTCTCTGTGATGGACCATTCTGGATCACTAAGAGTGTTGTGCCATTTCTCAGATATGCTACAGTCTATTCAAAACTAAGGGACAGCTCAATGATGAAGTAGACAagagcactgagcttggaatcaggaagactcatctttctgagttcaaatctggtctcaggcacttcctatgtgaccctgagcaagtcactgaattgcctcagttttatgatctgtaaaatgagctagagaaggaaagaaactccaaatgggatcacaaggcatcagacactactgaaacaaGGCAACAACAATACCAACTAAAACTGGATCTAGTccaagggttcttaactttttatgtcatggtcctctttagCAGGCTGAAGAGACCTCTGGAGCCCTGGGCAGAAATGGGGGagtttaatgcataaaataaaatgtctagaTTTTCAAAGGAAGtcaatcatattaaaatatcctgttcaaaatattctttcaaaCAACAAGCTCATGTAAGAACCCCTGTGACTTTCCTCCATGGACAATGGACAGTCTATGACATACATTCTGTCAGATTAATTCAATGGGGGCTCATCTCATTGTCTGTCACAGCCTAGGCAATGTATTTTTCTTCCACTTTACTTTTCCAACATGGATGTTGAGACCAATGTCTGATTTTGCTGTGATTTTTGTGGAGTGCCCTCTGCTATTTTTCAGGCTTGATGATATTAGAATAAAATCAACTGTGGTTGGGACTCCAGTGAAAATTCATTATCAATGGGgaaatctctcatttgatctctACACAAGATGTTTCAAATGGAGACAAATACTTCCAATGAGCATGTCTCCCTGTTAAACATCTCTCCTGAagtcaacaaaaaggaaaaacctgGAGGAGGTTAAGGGATTGGTCCAAATTTACATAGTTAAGTGACAGAGCCAGGATTTAAAACAAAAGCTTCTGACTCCAAACCAAATGCTAATTCCACCAAACTACATTGTCTTTctagagtttatatatatatatatgcgatTATAATTATTCTGCATGCAATTAGATGGAAAATGATAGCAATTCACACTTGGTTctttgaagaaaaagagaacGCCTAACTTCATCTTTATATTTGCAGGGCTTAGAAGTCTCCCAAACATAATAGGTGTTCAACAATGATTTGCTCtattgaataaattattataGTATTAGTTTTATGgaatcaaaaagattttaaataaaatactctaGTCTATATTTAGTTTAATCTttttgtcagagagagagagagagtgagagagagagacagacagacagacagaaatctattttctctgaaGACTTAATTCTTGGAAGATAAGATTTCTTCTTATTCCCTCTTCCACACACATTCATTGACTTAATATGGCATAGGGTTTCAATTcgtatttctatattttatattcttctaagtctccctccttccatctcccTCCATTTTGATAATCCTCCATTGAACTACAGGTTTCCTAGAGTCCAGAGGACAACCATCCTGAAAAACTACCCATGGTAAAGAGAGCtctgagactggagtcaggaagacctaagttcaaatttgacctcagatacttagtagttgtgtaaccagggaaaagtcacttaattgcatatatatatatatatatatatatgtatatatatatatatatatatatatatacatatatatatatatatatataaccttagttttctcatctgtggaaACAAAAATACTAttatcacctacctcccagggttggtGTGAAAATCAAACgagattaggggcagctaggtggcacagtggataaagcactggccctggagtgaggagtacctgggttcaaatctggtctcagacacttaataattacctagctgtgtggccttggacaagccacttaaccccatttgccttgcaaaagcctaaaaataatCAAACGAGATAAAGGACTTAGCTAGGAATTTAGTAGGCGCTGTATAAGTGCTGCTGATTATTTTTG
This region includes:
- the IL1A gene encoding interleukin-1 alpha isoform X2: MARVPDLFEMLHSNLSENERFISDIDEVSLSQESFYPSSSPHHMENWSRFEISKKSQLTFHESKATQFVQRKTEKNHPIANDYLSNTASIPEEDEDLIQCMTATVTFQNRMEYMFNSFLTNQKLTDQNARGLKRSENHLKALHIQGPNSEEVFDIGKYITLSSAPNNRMAVTLKISNTDLYVTAKEENQPVQLEKIPQTPAKIDPSQSPILFYWTKSQNYSTFSSVAHPELFLATHSKDDQLVFMATGDPALINFLVTDADS
- the IL1A gene encoding interleukin-1 alpha isoform X1, whose amino-acid sequence is MYSLSLAFLITEAIMARVPDLFEMLHSNLSENERFISDIDEVSLSQESFYPSSSPHHMENWSRFEISKKSQLTFHESKATQFVQRKTEKNHPIANDYLSNTASIPEEDEDLIQCMTATVTFQNRMEYMFNSFLTNQKLTDQNARGLKRSENHLKALHIQGPNSEEVFDIGKYITLSSAPNNRMAVTLKISNTDLYVTAKEENQPVQLEKIPQTPAKIDPSQSPILFYWTKSQNYSTFSSVAHPELFLATHSKDDQLVFMATGDPALINFLVTDADS